One genomic window of Quercus robur chromosome 6, dhQueRobu3.1, whole genome shotgun sequence includes the following:
- the LOC126732406 gene encoding F-box protein FBW2-like — protein MEEDCEFRHWDELIPDALGLIFKNLSLQEILTVIPRVCKSWGKAVRGPYCWQEIDIEQWSELRRPETLDRMLQMLITWSSGSLRKLCVSGLPCDQSLSFIADHAKSLQTLQLPRSEIGNEIVEQVAWRLSTITFLDISHCRNIGAPALEAIGKHCKSLTRLRRTMHPLELIDKLSQDDEALVIAATMPKLRHLELAYLLISTESVLKILSSCPELEFLDVRGCWNVILDEKIVKKFSGVKVIGPPPIDCCKMTGWDDCSNSGSSRYLSWDFVAGEIDDDYYEDMSDAAWEDDQSMEEVELRFYDGFDFNNALFDWPHSP, from the exons ATGGAGGAGGACTGTGAGTTTCGACACTGGGATGAGCTAATCCCTGATGCACTTGGGCTAATATTCAAAAATCTTTCACTTCAAGAGATTCTTACTGTGATCCCAAGGGTTTGCAAGTCATGGGGTAAAGCTGTTAGAGGGCCTTACTGCTGGCAGGAGATAGACATTGAGCAATGGAGCGAACTTCGCCGCCCTGAGACCCTTGATCGAATGCTTCAGATGCTTATCACATGGAGTTCTGGTTCACTCCGCAAGCTATGTGTCTCCGGCCTCCCTTGTGATCAGAGTCTTTCCTTCATTGCAGATCA TGCCAAATCTCTTCAGACTTTGCAGCTGCCACGAAGTGAAATAGGCAATGAGATAGTGGAACAGGTTGCTTGGAGGCTCTCTACCATCACTTTCTTGGATATAAGCCACTGCAGAAACATTGGAGCCCCTGCCCTTGAGGCAATCGGAAAGCACTGTAAATCTCTTACTAGGTTGCGAAGAACAATGCACCCATTAGAGCTAATTGACAAGCTCAGTCAAGATGATGAGGCCCTTGTAATAGCAGCCACAATGCCAAAACTCAGGCATCTTGAACTGGCCTATCTGCTAATCAGTACAGAAAGTGTGCTGAAGATACTCTCAAGCTGTCCTGAGCTTGAGTTTTTGGATGTACGTGGGTGTTGGAATGTAATACTTGATGAGAAGATTGTCAAAAAATTCTCTGGGGTAAAGGTGATTGGACCACCTCCCATAGACTGTTGTAAGATGACTGGCTGGGATGATTGTTCAAATTCAGGTTCCTCTCGCTATTTGTCGTGGGACTTTGTGGCCGGTGAAATAGATGATGATTATTATGAAGATATGTCAGATGCAGCTTGGGAAGACGACCAAAGTATGGAAGAGGTAGAATTGAGGTTCTATGATGGTTTCGATTTCAATAATGCTTTGTTTGATTGGCCACATTCTCCTTGA